From a region of the Aeoliella mucimassa genome:
- a CDS encoding transketolase family protein, producing the protein MRTTFIDTLTEMAAADPRVTLVTGDLGFGVVQKFAERFPNQFVNAGVAEQNMTGLATGMALSGRIVFTYSIANFPTLRPLEQIRNDAAYHNANVVVVAVGGGMSYGAFGMTHHATEDIAILRSLPNMKVVAPGDPAETSAATKKVGSGIGPTYLRLGRAGEPMVHTGPIDWQLGKALTTRDGNDATIIATGAMLATAASAADQLTETHGLKVRVLSMHTIKPLDSDAVVKAAEETGTIVTLEEHSILGGLGGAVAEVLCEACVPGVKFQRIGLPSEYITEVGNQDYLREFHGLDVETVAAKLAALLQQQPSTKRLAA; encoded by the coding sequence ATGAGAACCACCTTTATCGACACACTCACCGAAATGGCCGCGGCCGATCCCCGAGTGACTCTGGTGACAGGTGATCTTGGCTTCGGCGTGGTCCAGAAGTTCGCCGAGCGATTTCCCAATCAGTTCGTCAACGCTGGTGTCGCAGAGCAGAACATGACCGGCTTGGCCACCGGTATGGCACTATCGGGCCGCATTGTGTTCACTTACTCGATTGCCAACTTCCCGACGCTTCGGCCGCTCGAGCAAATCCGTAACGACGCTGCGTATCACAACGCTAACGTAGTGGTGGTCGCGGTGGGTGGCGGCATGAGCTACGGCGCGTTCGGTATGACACACCACGCGACGGAAGACATTGCCATTCTACGTTCGCTACCGAACATGAAAGTTGTCGCCCCTGGTGACCCCGCCGAAACCTCGGCGGCCACCAAGAAGGTGGGCTCAGGAATTGGCCCTACCTATCTTCGACTCGGTCGGGCGGGTGAGCCGATGGTTCACACGGGTCCCATCGACTGGCAACTCGGCAAGGCGCTCACCACTCGCGATGGAAACGACGCTACGATTATCGCAACTGGTGCCATGCTGGCCACGGCAGCCTCGGCCGCTGATCAACTTACCGAGACTCACGGACTGAAGGTGCGCGTGCTGAGCATGCACACCATCAAACCGCTCGACAGCGATGCGGTCGTGAAGGCCGCGGAAGAGACTGGCACCATCGTCACCCTTGAAGAACACAGTATTCTCGGTGGGTTGGGTGGTGCGGTTGCCGAGGTGCTGTGTGAGGCCTGCGTGCCCGGCGTCAAGTTCCAGCGTATCGGCTTACCTTCGGAGTACATCACCGAAGTGGGCAACCAAGACTATCTGCGAGAGTTCCACGGCTTGGATGTGGAAACCGTGGCAGCCAAACTCGCCGCACTGCTTCAACAACAACCTTCGACTAAACGACTGGCTGCCTAG
- a CDS encoding transketolase — protein sequence MKTNEELTELARRIRVHAVKMANRAGSCHVGSSFSMAEILSVLYGRIMNVRPEDPEADDRDRFVLSKGHACGALYSVLAECGFFPMEWLESFFQNGGRLPGHATAKGIPGIEVSTGSLGHGLPIATGMALAARRDKDPYRVYCVLSDGECDEGSNWEAAMFAPHHQLDNLIAIIDYNKIQSLGHVDDVLPLEPFTDKWVAFGWHVVEVDGHSIDELTSALQAIPQITGKPTCVIAHTVKGKGVDFMEDQLLWHYRTPRGEEYTAALAQLGEVA from the coding sequence ATGAAAACCAATGAAGAACTCACCGAATTGGCACGTCGCATTCGTGTGCACGCGGTGAAAATGGCAAACCGTGCTGGAAGTTGCCATGTAGGTAGCTCGTTTTCGATGGCCGAGATTCTCTCGGTGCTCTACGGCCGGATCATGAACGTCCGCCCTGAAGATCCAGAAGCCGACGATCGCGATCGCTTTGTGCTAAGCAAAGGCCACGCGTGCGGGGCTCTCTACTCGGTGCTTGCTGAGTGTGGATTCTTTCCCATGGAGTGGCTCGAAAGCTTCTTCCAGAACGGTGGGCGACTTCCTGGACACGCGACTGCCAAAGGCATTCCGGGCATTGAAGTCTCGACCGGATCGCTTGGACATGGATTGCCGATTGCAACCGGCATGGCCTTGGCCGCCCGGCGCGATAAGGATCCTTACCGAGTGTACTGCGTGCTCAGCGATGGCGAATGCGACGAGGGCTCCAACTGGGAAGCCGCCATGTTTGCTCCACACCATCAGCTGGACAATCTGATAGCTATCATTGACTACAACAAGATTCAAAGTCTCGGTCATGTTGACGACGTGCTGCCGCTCGAACCATTTACCGACAAGTGGGTCGCCTTTGGCTGGCATGTGGTGGAAGTCGATGGCCACTCGATTGACGAGTTGACCTCCGCACTGCAGGCCATTCCCCAAATCACTGGCAAGCCGACCTGTGTGATCGCCCACACGGTGAAAGGCAAAGGGGTCGACTTTATGGAAGACCAACTACTCTGGCACTATCGCACCCCTCGCGGCGAGGAATACACCGCGGCACTCGCACAATTGGGAGAAGTAGCATGA